In Methanophagales archaeon, the genomic stretch CATCAAGCTGGTCCACGACTTCCATCTTCTCCCCGAGCGTGAGTTCGTCCGGTGCAGGATGCGGAGTAGCGGACGCATAGCAGTGCTTACACCTGAGATTGCATTCGCTCGTGAAGTTCCAGACGACGAGAAAAGGCGCGGATAGCCGCTGCGGCTTTGTTATGCCGTATTCCGCAATGCCACGAATTATAACACTGAACCCTTTTCTTATGTACGGGTCTTTTAGGAAGTCCTTCAGTGCCTGTGGTTCTACGCCGAGTGGAGCAGCACCCTTCTCTATCGCGGTAGCAACGACCTTAGCGTGAACTTTCTCCTTTACAGTCTTAGCCTCTTCAACACCCGCGTATATGCCAAGTGATCTGCTTATGCTCTTCGGTCTGGACAGTTTCTTCATTATGAATCTTGCAAAGGTGCTGTCCATTACCCTGTTCAGATAGGCTATTATCTCCGCTTCGTTCTGCAAAGCCTTATCCTTATTGTTCTTACCCATCTTTATCACCCTCCCCCCTCTATACCCTCTATACCCGTACCTGTACCTGTCTCAGCGACACTTTCCACTCTTTTCAAATACGCAATTGCACGCTCAACTTCATCACTGAGATGTTCAAGGTCTTTTGTTCCCTGAACAGCTTCGTAAAGCTGCTTGAGATGTGCCATAAGCTTCTCATGCTCCGCTTTTATCAGTTCCACGAAGTTCACATTCGCTATATACACGTTCTTTCTGGTGCTTCTAACCCGTTCCACCAGCCGCCACCTCATGAGCGTATTAAGATGGTATATGGTGGAGGAATAGGCGTAGTTAGTTCTTTTACTTATCTCTTCTGCAGATAGCGGTTCACGTGATGTAAGGAGCACAGCATAAACTGTGCTGCAGCCCTCACCGAAGCCCCAGTTCTTCATCATTAGCGCTTTCACACGCATGACCACGCGGTCCACGGTGGTTACATACTCGATTGACATAGTATTTATTATAATTATTGTATATATTATATTTTATCCCTTTAATATAAGTAAAGATTTATCTATCTTTGGGAGGTGCAAAAAAGCATGGAAGAAAAAGAGAGTGAGAGTGAAGTCTCAAAAGCTGTTAGAGAAGCGGTGGTGAAGGCGGCTGAGAAGGGTGAGGACATAAAAGAGAAAGTGGTTGAGATTACCCGAGATGCTGTTAAGAAGGCATTAGAGGGAGCTGAGGTTACACGAGAGAAAGTGGAATCCATAGCTAAAGGTGCGATGATAGGTGCAATCGAAGGCGCACAGAAGACAGAAGTGGGGGCTGCTGAGGTCACCAGAGGTGCTGCAGAGGGCATCATTGATGGCACGAAGCTGGCAGGTGTTAAAGCCGCTGACTTCGCGGAATATGCCGCAGAAGCTGCTCTTGATACCGCAAAAGAAGTGGGTGATAAAGCGGTAGAAGTGGTAAAGGATGTGGTAAAAGGTTTTTTTGGTGCTGTCAAAGAGATCTTAGAGAAGAAGAAGGACTGACAATGGCAAAATGCCGATTCGCACAATCGGCGTGGTAAGTCGCACGTATCGCCATATCAACCGCTATCGTGAGATCATCGCAATATTGGCGAAGTATGGTTTTGGTGAGATATTAGCGAAGCTGGAGTTACCAAAATATCTCAATTTCGGTAAGGGCAAAAGTAAACGTTTCATATTGGGTAAAACTGCTGCTGAGATAGCGACTGCTTCACGTTGGGCTCGGGTGCGAATGGCGCTGGAAGAGCTTGGACCCACTTTTGTTAAGTTTGGGCAGATTATGAGCACCAGACCGGATATGGTGCCGCGGGAGCTTATCGCCGAACTGGAGAAGCTTCAGGATAAAGTCCCTTCTTTTCCTACCGAAGATGCCCGGCGGATTATTGAGGAGGAATTGGGCAGTTCTATTAGCAGTCTTTTCAGTGACTTCTCTGATTCACCCATCGCATCCGCCTCTATTGCACAGGTGCATAAAGCGGTATTGCACGATGGAAAAGAAGTGGCAATCAAGGTTCAACGTCCTGGCATCGACCGAATCATTGAGACAGACCTGGAAATAATGCTCCATCTTGCCACACTTATCGAGAACCATTTCGAGAAGGAACTGGGCATTTGGGACCCTGTGAGCATAGTAAACGAATTTGCACGTGTAATCAGGAAAGAGCTGGACTTCAGAATCGAGGCGGCGCATATCGAGCGTTTTGCAACAAATTTCCAGACTGACACGATCATTCATGTGCCTCATGTCTATCGTGAATATTCCTCTGATAGGGTATTGACAATGGAGTTTATTGGCGGTCTAAAAGTCTCAGAAATCACAAAAGCAGTGTCAGGAGAAGAAGCTAAGGTTCGGAACTACGGAATTGACCCTAAAGTCGTGGCAGCACGAGGTGCGGATCTCGTTCTGAAACAGATATTTGAACACGGCTTCTTCCACGCAGACCCGCATCCGGGTAACATCAAGGTGCTGAGAGACAACATCATTTGCTTCCTTGACTACGGAATGATGGGTTCGCTGTCAGCACGCCATCGAGAAGCACTGGCTGACATCCTCATTGCGATAATAGAGAAAGACGCAACCAAAATCACGAGAACCATTTTGAAAATATCCGGGTACAGGTACATGCAGATAGGAGATAATGAGAAGTTAGAATTCGACATCGCCGAACTTATCGAACTCTATGCCTACCGTCCACTTAAAGAATTAGAAATAGGAAATCTGCTACACCACATTGCGAGTGTGGTTGCAGAGTATCGGTTG encodes the following:
- a CDS encoding helix-turn-helix domain-containing protein, with translation MSIEYVTTVDRVVMRVKALMMKNWGFGEGCSTVYAVLLTSREPLSAEEISKRTNYAYSSTIYHLNTLMRWRLVERVRSTRKNVYIANVNFVELIKAEHEKLMAHLKQLYEAVQGTKDLEHLSDEVERAIAYLKRVESVAETGTGTGIEGIEGGG